The Papaver somniferum cultivar HN1 chromosome 3, ASM357369v1, whole genome shotgun sequence genome includes a region encoding these proteins:
- the LOC113360390 gene encoding uncharacterized protein LOC113360390, translated as MLQLFEWLGSPPSLNDQEDELKCNIAGGFSTKSCYNWLIDQQQQQQPLIPPPPPYLCIWVKFVPPKNQTFMWLAAQNAIPTTDNLVRRGVPIQNMMCSLCNSQAETVNHLLLHCSYTHKIWNYFIGGYNVRWANGGSLEAQLQAWKFRRGRNRGRKIWPLLIFAIIRSIWEERNRRVMANKSPRSEGVIINEIKKLIFHWGKAEKWFWG; from the coding sequence ATGCTTCAACTATTTGAATGGTTAGGATCTCCTCCTTCACTAAATGATCAGGAAGATGAATTAAAGTGCAACATTGCAGGTGGATTCTCTACTAAAAGCTGCTACAACTGGTTAATagatcaacaacagcaacaacaaccactcattcctcctcctcctccatatCTATGCATCTGGGTTAAATTTGTGCCACCTAAAAATCAGACTTTTATGTGGTTGGCTGCTCAAAATGCAATACCAACAACTGATAATCTGGTCAGAAGAGGAGTTCCAATTCAGAACATGATGTGCTCTCTCTGCAACTCCCAAGCTGAAACAGTTAATCACCTACTGCTTCACTGCAGTTATACACATAAGATTTGGAATTATTTCATAGGAGGATATAATGTGAGATGGGCTAATGGAGGATCATTGGAAGCTCAGCTACAAGCCTGGAAATTCAGAAGAGGAAGAAATAGAGGAAGGAAAATTTGGCCTTTACTCATCTTTGCCATTATCAGGTCCATTTGGGAAGAAAGAAATCGCAGGGTGATGGCCAACAAATCTCCCAGATCAGAAGGAGTTATAATCAATGAGATTAAGAAACTTATTTTTCACTGGGGCAAAGCAGAGAAATGGTTTTGGGGTTAA